In Deltaproteobacteria bacterium, the sequence GCCCTATAAATATTGTCAAGCCAATGACAATAGGCGCAAAAATAAAGTTAGGGTCCTTTTGGTAAAATAATAACTAACTATTAACGTAAGCAAGAGTTTTACAAATACTATATTAATTACCAAAATCACTTAACCTGCTGATTTTAAAACAGTAAACAAGTCTAAATACCTTCCTAATTGTGAAAATATTAAAAACGATTCATAGACACGAAATCTGGCACTACGTCCCATAGCAAAGCGTTGACCAGGCGAGCATAACATTCCAGCCAGATGACCCGCTATTTCATCACTATCGGTAGGATCATGAGTTAGACAACCATCAATTCCATCTCGTATTTGCTGGCGTATACCAACTGCTCGAGTTCCCAAAACTGCATGCCCCTTCCACATCGCTTCAGTTACGGTTAGGCCGAAGCCTTCGCGTAATGAGTTCTGCACTACTAGGCTAGCACAATACTGCAATGCGTTAACAATAAGCGCATTTTCTCTTCTAGAAGTCATGGGCAATAATAATATTGCGATATCTGTCTTTAATAGCTCATCAAGAGAAAGATAACTCTGCATAATTTCATTAAATACTTCTTTGCCTTCAGGGTCATCTGAAACTCCTCGTGGGTCAGGACCTGCAAAAATCAAGCGGCAAAGCTCAAGGCGTTGCTGGTTGCGGGGGGATAGTGCACTTTTACGACGTGGAGTTTCTATTTTTTTAAGTTTAACAAACGCATCAAGTAATGGCTTGAAGCCTTTCAATCTATCCCAACGCGACACCTGTAAAATAATTGGCCTGAAAAGCAGACCAATTTCACCTGGTGGCACAATATCACCATTGGGTTGTATTCGACGTACTAATTCATTAAATGGCTCGGTCAAAAGCGGCTCATACGGTGTCTGGCACCCGCTATTACAAAGAATACCAACCATCTTATGCACCGTAAGTTCTCGATTTTTATGAGAATTTGGATCAATCGCAGGATAAATCAGCATAGCATGGTCAGCCAAATAACTAGGAATATATTCAGGCGCTGAAAATACTGTGCGGTCGTACTCACTCAGAAATGGTTGTAAAAATCGCCATGCTGCACGAGTAGCGGCATTGCGTTCATCGACACCTATATGACAACGCCAAACAGTATGAACCGG encodes:
- a CDS encoding glycosyltransferase, whose amino-acid sequence is MLKLVEPEQSGKVALDVYSADARLSAIVRGLTQQAALATRQFQGTVWMINSTATGGGVAEMMPTMLKLLNELGIAARWAVIDSDRPEFFRLTKRLHNLLHGQIEAGIDLSSEDAQLLAEVGRDNAEQLAHHIKPGDTIIVHDPQPVAMAGILKKLVPVHTVWRCHIGVDERNAATRAAWRFLQPFLSEYDRTVFSAPEYIPSYLADHAMLIYPAIDPNSHKNRELTVHKMVGILCNSGCQTPYEPLLTEPFNELVRRIQPNGDIVPPGEIGLLFRPIILQVSRWDRLKGFKPLLDAFVKLKKIETPRRKSALSPRNQQRLELCRLIFAGPDPRGVSDDPEGKEVFNEIMQSYLSLDELLKTDIAILLLPMTSRRENALIVNALQYCASLVVQNSLREGFGLTVTEAMWKGHAVLGTRAVGIRQQIRDGIDGCLTHDPTDSDEIAGHLAGMLCSPGQRFAMGRSARFRVYESFLIFSQLGRYLDLFTVLKSAG